A window of Equus caballus isolate H_3958 breed thoroughbred chromosome 10, TB-T2T, whole genome shotgun sequence contains these coding sequences:
- the CIC gene encoding protein capicua homolog isoform X13, protein MYSAHRPLVPASGAASRGLGMFVWTNVEPRSVAVFPWHSLVPFLAPSQPDPSVQPSEAQQPASHPVASNQSKEPAESAAVAHEQPPGGTGNADPGRPPGATCPESPGPGPPHTLGVVEPGKGPPPTTEDEAPGAPGEPRLDSETESDHDDAFLSIMSPEIHLPLPPGKRRTQSLSALPKERDSSSEKDGRSPNKREKDHIRRPMNAFMIFSKRHRALVHQRHPNQDNRTVSKILGEWWYALGPKEKQKYHDLAFQVKEAHFKAHPDWKWCNKDRKKSSSEAKPTSLGLAGGHKETRERSMSETGTAAAPGVSSELLSVAAQTLLSSDTKAPGSGSCGAERLHTVGGPGSARPRAFSHSGVHSLDGGEVDSQALQELTQMVSGPASYSGPKPSTQYGAPGPFAAPGEGGALAASGRPPLLPTRASRSQRAASEDMTSDEERMVICEEEGDDDVIADDGFSNTDIDLKCKERVTDSESGDSSGEDPEGSKGFGRKVFSPVIRSSFTHCRPSLDPEPPGPPDPPTAFGKGYGPTPSSSSSSPASSSASAATSFSLGSGTFKAQESGQGSTAGPLRPPPPGAGGPATPSKAARFLSTDPVTFRRKRPESVGGLDPPGPSVIAAPPSGGGSVLQTLVLPPNKEEREGSGARMPSAPAPSLAYGAPAAPLSRPAATMVTNVVRPVSSTPVPIASKPFPTSGRAEVSPNDTAGARTETVTGSRAPGGSPLGVSLVYSDKKSTAATSPAPHLVAGSLLGTVGKAPATVTNLLVGTPGYGTPAPPAVQFIAQGAPGSGATASSGAGAGSGPNGPVPLGILQPGALGKAGGITQVQYILPTLPQQLQVAPAPAPAPGTKAAAPSGPAPTTSIRFTLPPGTSTNGKVLAATAPTPGIPILQSVPSAPPPKAQSVSPVQAPPPGGSAQLLPGKVLVPLAAPSMSVRGGGAGQPLPLVSPSFSVPVQNGAQPPSKIIQLTPVPVSTPSGLVPPLSPATLPGPASQPQKVLLPSSTRITYVQSAGGHALPLGTSPVSSQAGTVTSYGPTSSVALGFTSLGPSGPAFVQPLLSGQAPLLAPGQVGVSPVPSPQLPPTCAGPGGPVITAFYPGSPAPSSSAPLAQPSQAPPGLVYTVATSTTPPAATILPKGPPAPATATPAPTSPFPSATAGSMTYSLVAPKAQRPTPKPPQKVKAAIASIPVGSFEAGAPGRPGPAPRQPLEPGPAREPPASESELEGQPTTPAPPPPPETWAPTARSSPPPPPPAEERASTKGPETTANKFPSSSSDWRVPGVGLESRGEPPTPPSPAPVPAPAPGSSSGSSEGSSGRAAGDTPERKEAATTGKKVKVRPPPLKKTFDSVDKVLSEVDFEERFAELPEFRPEEVLPSPTLQSLATSPRAILGSYRKKRKNSTDLDSAPEDPTSPKRKMRRRSSCSSEPNTPKSAKCEGDIFTFDRTGTEAEDVLGELEYEKVPYSSLRRTLDQRRALVMQLFQDHGFFPSAQATAAFQARYADIFPSKVCLQLKIREVRQKIMQAATPTEQAPGAEAPLPGPPPTGTAAPPVPTPSPAGGPDPTSPGSDSGTAPAAPPLPPPPEPGPGQPGWEGPPQPSPPPTGPSTAATGR, encoded by the exons TGTGGACGAACGTGGAACCTCGCTCTGTGGCTGTGTTCCCGTGGCACTCCTTAGTCCCCTTCCTGGCCCCCAGCCAGCCTGACCCCTCTGTGCAACCAAGTGAGGCCCAGCAACCTGCCAGCCACCCAGTGGCCTCCAACCAGAGCAAAG AACCTGCTGAGTCGGCCGCTGTTGCTCATGAGCAGCCACCAGGCGGGACAGGGAATGCTGACCCTGGGCGGCCCCCTGGAGCCACATGCCCTGAGAGCCCAGGGCCCGGACCCCCCCACACTTTGGGCGTGGTGGAACCTGGAAAGGGCCCCCCTCCCACCACTGAGGATGAGGCCCCTGGCGCTCCAGGAGAGCCCCGGCTGGACAGTGAGACGGAGAGTGACCATGATGATGC CTTCCTCTCCATCATGTCTCCTGAGATCCATTTGCCTCTGCCACCTGGCAAACGCCGGACCCAGTCCCTCAGTGCCCTGCCCAAGGAACGAGACTCATCTTCAGAGAAGGATGGACGCAGCCCCAACAAG CGGGAGAAGGACCACATCCGGCGGCCCATGAATGCCTTCATGATCTTCAGCAAGCGCCACCGGGCCCTGGTCCACCAGCGTCATCCCAACCAGGACAACCGAACTGTTAGCAAGATCCTGGGCGAGTGGTGGTACGCCCTGGGACCCAAGGAGAAGCAGAAGTACCATGACCTGGCGTTTCAG GTGAAAGAGGCCCACTTTAAGGCCCACCCAGACTGGAAGTGGTGCAACAAGGACCGGAAGAAGTCCAGCTCAGAGGCCAAGCCCACAAGTCTGGGGCTGGCAGGAGGGCACAAGGAGACTCGGGAGCGGAGCATGTCGGAGACAGGCACTGCTGCTGCCCCTGGAG TGTCCTCAGAGCTCTTGTCCGTTGCAGCCCAGACACTCTTGAGCTCAGACACCAAGGCTCCGGGGAGCGGCTCCTGTGGGGCAGAACGTCTGCACACAGTCGGGGGACCTGGCTCGGCCCGGCCCCGAGCCTTCTCCCACAGTGGCGTCCACAGTCTGGATGGCGGGGAAGTAGACAGCCAGGCACTACAGGAACTGACACAG ATGGTGTCTGGCCCTGCGTCCTACTCTGGCCCCAAACCTTCCACCCAATATGGGGCTCCAGGCCCTTTTGCAGCACCTGGTGAGGGTGGTGCCCTGGCGGCCAGTGGGCGGCCTCCACTGTTGCCCACCCGAGCCTCCCGTTCCCAGCGTGCGGCCAGCGAGGACATGACAAGTGACGAGGAACGCATGGTCATCTgtgaggaggaaggagatgaTGATGTCATTG CTGACGATGGCTTCAGCAACACTGACATTGACCTCAAGTGTAAGGAGCGGGTGACTGACAGCGAGAGCGGAGACAGCTCTGGGGAGGACCCAGAGGGCAGCAAG GGCTTTGGCCGGAAGGTGTTCTCGCCTGTGATCCGTTCCTCCTTTACCCACTGCCGTCCATCGCTGGATCCTGAGCCCCCAGGACCCCCAGATCCACCTACAGCCTTTGGCAAAGGCTACGGCCCCACCCcgtcttcctcctcatcctcgcctgcctcctcctcagcctcagcAGCCACCTCCTTCTCACTAGGCTCAGGGACCTTCAAGGCCCAGGAGTCAGGTCAGGGCAGCACAGCAGGCCCACTACGGCCCCCaccccctggggctgggggcccagcGACACCTTCCAAGGCTGCACGGTTCCTCTCAACGGATCCTGTTACCTTCCGACGCAAGAGACCTGAAAGCGTTGGAGGCCTGGACCCACCAGGTCCCTCAGTTATTGCGGCGCCTCCTAGTGGGGGAGGAAGTGTCCTGCAGACACTGGTCCTACCCCCAAACAAGGAGGAACGGGAGGGCAGTGGAGCCCGCATGCCCTCGGCCCCAGCCCCATCGCTGGCCTATGGGGCCCCAGCAGCGCCCCTGTCCCGCCCGGCTGCCACCATGGTCACCAACGTAGTGCGGCCTGTCAGCAGCACTCCTGTGCCCATCGCCTCTAAACCCTTCCCCACCTCTGGCCGGGCAGAGGTGTCTCCAAATGACACAGCAGGTGCCAGGACTGAGACGGTCACTGGGTCCCGGGCACCTGGGGGCTCCCCGCTGGGTGTCAGCTTAGTGTATTCGGACAAGAAGTCGACAGCAGCCACCTCGCCAGCCCCACATCTGGTGGCTGGGTCCCTACTGGGCACTGTGGGGAAGGCACCTGCTACTGTCACCAACCTGCTGGTGGGCACCCCGGGTTATGGGACCCCAGCACCCCCTGCTGTGCAGTTCATTGCCCAAGGAGCCCCTGGCAGTGGGGCCACTGCGAGCTCAGGAGCAGGTGCTGGGAGTGGCCCCAATGGGCCAGTGCCGTTGGGCATCCTGCAGCCAGGTGCCCTGGGCAAGGCTGGGGGAATCACCCAGGTGCAGTACATCCTGCCCACGCTGCCCCAGCAGCTTCAAGTGGCGCCTGCCCCAGCACCAGCCCCTGGGACCAAGGCAGCGGCTCCCAGCGGCCCTGCACCCACCACCAGCATCCGTTTCACCCTCCCACCGGGCACCTCCACCAATGGCAAAGTCCTGGCCGCCACTGCACCCACTCCTGGCATCCCCATCCTGCAGTCCGTACCTTCCGCCCCACCCCCCAAAG CCCAGTCAGTTTCTCCTgtgcaggccccgcccccaggtgGCTCAGCCCAGCTGCTACCTGGGAAGGTACTAGTGCCCCTGGCTGCCCCTAGCATGTCAGTGCGGGGGGGAGGGGCCGGCCAGCCACTGCCCCTGGTGAGCCCATCCTTCTCAGTACCTGTGCAGAACGGCGCCCAGCCACCCAGCAAG ATCATCCAGCTGACTCCAGTGCCTGTGAGCACACCCAGCGGCCTGGTGCCGCCCCTCAGCCCGGCCACGCTCCCTGGACCCGCCTCTCAGCCTCAGAAGGTCCTGCTGCCCTCCTCCACCAG AATCACCTATGTGCAGTCAGCGGGCGGGCATGCGCTGCCCCTGGGCACCAGCCCTGTGTCCAGCCAGGCCGGAACGGTCACCTCGTACGGCCCCACAAGCTCGGTAGCCCTAGGCTTCACCTCGCTGGGGCCCAGCGGCCCTGCCTTCGTGCAGCCCCTGCTTTCAG GCCAAGCCCCGCTGCTGGCTCCTGGCCAGGTGGGCGTGTCGCCCgtgcccagcccccagctgcctccCACCTGCGCAGGCCCCGGAGGTCCCGTCATCACGGCGTTTTACCCTGGCAGCCCCGCACCCAGCTCCTCAGCGCCCCTGGCCCAGCCATCCCAGGCCCCCCCAGGCCTGGTCTACACTGTGGCCACCAGTACCACCCCACCTGCTGCCACCATCCTGCCCAAGGGCCCACCAGCCCCTGCCACTGCCACCCCGGCCCCCACCAGCCCTTTCCCTAGTGCCACAG CAGGCTCCATGACTTACAGCTTAGTGGCCCCCAAGGCCCAGCGgcccaccccaaagcccccccagaaAGTGAAGGCAGCCATTGCCAGCATTCCCGTGGGCTCCTTTGAGGCAGGTGCCCCTGGGCGGCCTGGCCCTGCACCCCGGCAGCCCTTGGAGCCCGGCCCAGCCCGTGAGCCTCCTGCCTCCGAGTCTGAGCTTGAGGGGCAGCCTACAACACCGGCTCCTCCACCACCCCCAGAGACCTGGGCTCCCACTGCCCGGAGCAGTCCCCCGCCACCCCCACCTGCTGAGGAGAGggccagcaccaagggccctGAGACTACG gccaacAAATTCCCCAGCTCATCTTCAGACTGGCGCGTCCCTGGGGTGGGCCTGGAGAGCCGTGGGGAGCCTCCCactcctcccagcccagccccagttccagccccagcccctggtagcagcagtggcagcagcgaGGGCAGCAGTGGGAGGGCAGCCGGGGACACTCCCGAGCGCAAGGAGGCGGCTACTACTGGCAAGAAGGTGAAGGTGCGGCCCCCGCCCCTGAAGAAGACCTTTGACTCTGTGGACAA GGTCCTGTCGGAGGTCGACTTCGAAGAGCGCTTTGCTGAGCTGCCCGAGTTTCGGCCTGAGGAGGTGCTGCCTTCGCCCACCCTGCAGTCTCTGGCCACCTCACCCCGGGCCATCCTGGGCTCCTATCGCAAGAAGAGGAAGAACTCCACCG ATCTGGACTCAGCCCCTGAGGACCCCACCTCGCCCAAGCGCAAGATGAGGAGACGCTCCAGCTGTAGCTCAGAGCCCAACACCCCTAAGAGTGCCAAATGCGAGGGGGACATCTTCACCTTTGACCGTACAG GTACAGAAGCCGAGGATGTGCTTGGGGAGCTGGAATATGAGAAGGTGCCGTACTCGTCGCTGCGGCGCACCCTGGACCAGCGCCGGGCCCTGGTCATGCAGCTCTTCCAGGACCATGGCTTCTTCCCATCGG CCCAGGCCACAGCAGCCTTCCAGGCCCGCTATGCAGACATCTTCCCCTCCAAGGTCTGTCTGCAGTTGAAGATCCGTGAGGTGCGCCAGAAGATCATGCAGGCGGCCACCCCCACAGAGCAGGCCCCTGGAGCCGAGGCCCCCCTCCCTGGACCGCCCCCCACTGGCACTGCTGCTCCCCctgtccccactcccagccctgctGGGGGCCCTGACCCCACCTCACCTGGCTCGGACTCTGGCACGGCCCCAGCTGCCCCACCACTGCCTCCACCCCCAGAGCCGGGGCCCGGACAGCCTGGCTGGGAGGGGCCCCCCCAGCCTTCTCCCCCACCCACTGGCCCCTCCACAGCTGCCACAGGCAGGTGA
- the CIC gene encoding protein capicua homolog isoform X12: MYSAHRPLVPASGAASRGLGMFVWTNVEPRSVAVFPWHSLVPFLAPSQPDPSVQPSEAQQPASHPVASNQSKEPAESAAVAHEQPPGGTGNADPGRPPGATCPESPGPGPPHTLGVVEPGKGPPPTTEDEAPGAPGEPRLDSETESDHDDAFLSIMSPEIHLPLPPGKRRTQSLSALPKERDSSSEKDGRSPNKREKDHIRRPMNAFMIFSKRHRALVHQRHPNQDNRTVSKILGEWWYALGPKEKQKYHDLAFQVKEAHFKAHPDWKWCNKDRKKSSSEAKPTSLGLAGGHKETRERSMSETGTAAAPGVSSELLSVAAQTLLSSDTKAPGSGSCGAERLHTVGGPGSARPRAFSHSGVHSLDGGEVDSQALQELTQMVSGPASYSGPKPSTQYGAPGPFAAPGEGGALAASGRPPLLPTRASRSQRAASEDMTSDEERMVICEEEGDDDVIADDGFSNTDIDLKCKERVTDSESGDSSGEDPEGSKGFGRKVFSPVIRSSFTHCRPSLDPEPPGPPDPPTAFGKGYGPTPSSSSSSPASSSASAATSFSLGSGTFKAQESGQGSTAGPLRPPPPGAGGPATPSKAARFLSTDPVTFRRKRPESVGGLDPPGPSVIAAPPSGGGSVLQTLVLPPNKEEREGSGARMPSAPAPSLAYGAPAAPLSRPAATMVTNVVRPVSSTPVPIASKPFPTSGRAEVSPNDTAGARTETVTGSRAPGGSPLGVSLVYSDKKSTAATSPAPHLVAGSLLGTVGKAPATVTNLLVGTPGYGTPAPPAVQFIAQGAPGSGATASSGAGAGSGPNGPVPLGILQPGALGKAGGITQVQYILPTLPQQLQVAPAPAPAPGTKAAAPSGPAPTTSIRFTLPPGTSTNGKVLAATAPTPGIPILQSVPSAPPPKAQSVSPVQAPPPGGSAQLLPGKVLVPLAAPSMSVRGGGAGQPLPLVSPSFSVPVQNGAQPPSKIIQLTPVPVSTPSGLVPPLSPATLPGPASQPQKVLLPSSTRITYVQSAGGHALPLGTSPVSSQAGTVTSYGPTSSVALGFTSLGPSGPAFVQPLLSGQAPLLAPGQVGVSPVPSPQLPPTCAGPGGPVITAFYPGSPAPSSSAPLAQPSQAPPGLVYTVATSTTPPAATILPKGPPAPATATPAPTSPFPSATAGSMTYSLVAPKAQRPTPKPPQKVKAAIASIPVGSFEAGAPGRPGPAPRQPLEPGPAREPPASESELEGQPTTPAPPPPPETWAPTARSSPPPPPPAEERASTKGPETTANKFPSSSSDWRVPGVGLESRGEPPTPPSPAPVPAPAPGSSSGSSEGSSGRAAGDTPERKEAATTGKKVKVRPPPLKKTFDSVDNRVLSEVDFEERFAELPEFRPEEVLPSPTLQSLATSPRAILGSYRKKRKNSTDLDSAPEDPTSPKRKMRRRSSCSSEPNTPKSAKCEGDIFTFDRTGTEAEDVLGELEYEKVPYSSLRRTLDQRRALVMQLFQDHGFFPSAQATAAFQARYADIFPSKVCLQLKIREVRQKIMQAATPTEQAPGAEAPLPGPPPTGTAAPPVPTPSPAGGPDPTSPGSDSGTAPAAPPLPPPPEPGPGQPGWEGPPQPSPPPTGPSTAATGR, encoded by the exons TGTGGACGAACGTGGAACCTCGCTCTGTGGCTGTGTTCCCGTGGCACTCCTTAGTCCCCTTCCTGGCCCCCAGCCAGCCTGACCCCTCTGTGCAACCAAGTGAGGCCCAGCAACCTGCCAGCCACCCAGTGGCCTCCAACCAGAGCAAAG AACCTGCTGAGTCGGCCGCTGTTGCTCATGAGCAGCCACCAGGCGGGACAGGGAATGCTGACCCTGGGCGGCCCCCTGGAGCCACATGCCCTGAGAGCCCAGGGCCCGGACCCCCCCACACTTTGGGCGTGGTGGAACCTGGAAAGGGCCCCCCTCCCACCACTGAGGATGAGGCCCCTGGCGCTCCAGGAGAGCCCCGGCTGGACAGTGAGACGGAGAGTGACCATGATGATGC CTTCCTCTCCATCATGTCTCCTGAGATCCATTTGCCTCTGCCACCTGGCAAACGCCGGACCCAGTCCCTCAGTGCCCTGCCCAAGGAACGAGACTCATCTTCAGAGAAGGATGGACGCAGCCCCAACAAG CGGGAGAAGGACCACATCCGGCGGCCCATGAATGCCTTCATGATCTTCAGCAAGCGCCACCGGGCCCTGGTCCACCAGCGTCATCCCAACCAGGACAACCGAACTGTTAGCAAGATCCTGGGCGAGTGGTGGTACGCCCTGGGACCCAAGGAGAAGCAGAAGTACCATGACCTGGCGTTTCAG GTGAAAGAGGCCCACTTTAAGGCCCACCCAGACTGGAAGTGGTGCAACAAGGACCGGAAGAAGTCCAGCTCAGAGGCCAAGCCCACAAGTCTGGGGCTGGCAGGAGGGCACAAGGAGACTCGGGAGCGGAGCATGTCGGAGACAGGCACTGCTGCTGCCCCTGGAG TGTCCTCAGAGCTCTTGTCCGTTGCAGCCCAGACACTCTTGAGCTCAGACACCAAGGCTCCGGGGAGCGGCTCCTGTGGGGCAGAACGTCTGCACACAGTCGGGGGACCTGGCTCGGCCCGGCCCCGAGCCTTCTCCCACAGTGGCGTCCACAGTCTGGATGGCGGGGAAGTAGACAGCCAGGCACTACAGGAACTGACACAG ATGGTGTCTGGCCCTGCGTCCTACTCTGGCCCCAAACCTTCCACCCAATATGGGGCTCCAGGCCCTTTTGCAGCACCTGGTGAGGGTGGTGCCCTGGCGGCCAGTGGGCGGCCTCCACTGTTGCCCACCCGAGCCTCCCGTTCCCAGCGTGCGGCCAGCGAGGACATGACAAGTGACGAGGAACGCATGGTCATCTgtgaggaggaaggagatgaTGATGTCATTG CTGACGATGGCTTCAGCAACACTGACATTGACCTCAAGTGTAAGGAGCGGGTGACTGACAGCGAGAGCGGAGACAGCTCTGGGGAGGACCCAGAGGGCAGCAAG GGCTTTGGCCGGAAGGTGTTCTCGCCTGTGATCCGTTCCTCCTTTACCCACTGCCGTCCATCGCTGGATCCTGAGCCCCCAGGACCCCCAGATCCACCTACAGCCTTTGGCAAAGGCTACGGCCCCACCCcgtcttcctcctcatcctcgcctgcctcctcctcagcctcagcAGCCACCTCCTTCTCACTAGGCTCAGGGACCTTCAAGGCCCAGGAGTCAGGTCAGGGCAGCACAGCAGGCCCACTACGGCCCCCaccccctggggctgggggcccagcGACACCTTCCAAGGCTGCACGGTTCCTCTCAACGGATCCTGTTACCTTCCGACGCAAGAGACCTGAAAGCGTTGGAGGCCTGGACCCACCAGGTCCCTCAGTTATTGCGGCGCCTCCTAGTGGGGGAGGAAGTGTCCTGCAGACACTGGTCCTACCCCCAAACAAGGAGGAACGGGAGGGCAGTGGAGCCCGCATGCCCTCGGCCCCAGCCCCATCGCTGGCCTATGGGGCCCCAGCAGCGCCCCTGTCCCGCCCGGCTGCCACCATGGTCACCAACGTAGTGCGGCCTGTCAGCAGCACTCCTGTGCCCATCGCCTCTAAACCCTTCCCCACCTCTGGCCGGGCAGAGGTGTCTCCAAATGACACAGCAGGTGCCAGGACTGAGACGGTCACTGGGTCCCGGGCACCTGGGGGCTCCCCGCTGGGTGTCAGCTTAGTGTATTCGGACAAGAAGTCGACAGCAGCCACCTCGCCAGCCCCACATCTGGTGGCTGGGTCCCTACTGGGCACTGTGGGGAAGGCACCTGCTACTGTCACCAACCTGCTGGTGGGCACCCCGGGTTATGGGACCCCAGCACCCCCTGCTGTGCAGTTCATTGCCCAAGGAGCCCCTGGCAGTGGGGCCACTGCGAGCTCAGGAGCAGGTGCTGGGAGTGGCCCCAATGGGCCAGTGCCGTTGGGCATCCTGCAGCCAGGTGCCCTGGGCAAGGCTGGGGGAATCACCCAGGTGCAGTACATCCTGCCCACGCTGCCCCAGCAGCTTCAAGTGGCGCCTGCCCCAGCACCAGCCCCTGGGACCAAGGCAGCGGCTCCCAGCGGCCCTGCACCCACCACCAGCATCCGTTTCACCCTCCCACCGGGCACCTCCACCAATGGCAAAGTCCTGGCCGCCACTGCACCCACTCCTGGCATCCCCATCCTGCAGTCCGTACCTTCCGCCCCACCCCCCAAAG CCCAGTCAGTTTCTCCTgtgcaggccccgcccccaggtgGCTCAGCCCAGCTGCTACCTGGGAAGGTACTAGTGCCCCTGGCTGCCCCTAGCATGTCAGTGCGGGGGGGAGGGGCCGGCCAGCCACTGCCCCTGGTGAGCCCATCCTTCTCAGTACCTGTGCAGAACGGCGCCCAGCCACCCAGCAAG ATCATCCAGCTGACTCCAGTGCCTGTGAGCACACCCAGCGGCCTGGTGCCGCCCCTCAGCCCGGCCACGCTCCCTGGACCCGCCTCTCAGCCTCAGAAGGTCCTGCTGCCCTCCTCCACCAG AATCACCTATGTGCAGTCAGCGGGCGGGCATGCGCTGCCCCTGGGCACCAGCCCTGTGTCCAGCCAGGCCGGAACGGTCACCTCGTACGGCCCCACAAGCTCGGTAGCCCTAGGCTTCACCTCGCTGGGGCCCAGCGGCCCTGCCTTCGTGCAGCCCCTGCTTTCAG GCCAAGCCCCGCTGCTGGCTCCTGGCCAGGTGGGCGTGTCGCCCgtgcccagcccccagctgcctccCACCTGCGCAGGCCCCGGAGGTCCCGTCATCACGGCGTTTTACCCTGGCAGCCCCGCACCCAGCTCCTCAGCGCCCCTGGCCCAGCCATCCCAGGCCCCCCCAGGCCTGGTCTACACTGTGGCCACCAGTACCACCCCACCTGCTGCCACCATCCTGCCCAAGGGCCCACCAGCCCCTGCCACTGCCACCCCGGCCCCCACCAGCCCTTTCCCTAGTGCCACAG CAGGCTCCATGACTTACAGCTTAGTGGCCCCCAAGGCCCAGCGgcccaccccaaagcccccccagaaAGTGAAGGCAGCCATTGCCAGCATTCCCGTGGGCTCCTTTGAGGCAGGTGCCCCTGGGCGGCCTGGCCCTGCACCCCGGCAGCCCTTGGAGCCCGGCCCAGCCCGTGAGCCTCCTGCCTCCGAGTCTGAGCTTGAGGGGCAGCCTACAACACCGGCTCCTCCACCACCCCCAGAGACCTGGGCTCCCACTGCCCGGAGCAGTCCCCCGCCACCCCCACCTGCTGAGGAGAGggccagcaccaagggccctGAGACTACG gccaacAAATTCCCCAGCTCATCTTCAGACTGGCGCGTCCCTGGGGTGGGCCTGGAGAGCCGTGGGGAGCCTCCCactcctcccagcccagccccagttccagccccagcccctggtagcagcagtggcagcagcgaGGGCAGCAGTGGGAGGGCAGCCGGGGACACTCCCGAGCGCAAGGAGGCGGCTACTACTGGCAAGAAGGTGAAGGTGCGGCCCCCGCCCCTGAAGAAGACCTTTGACTCTGTGGACAA CAGGGTCCTGTCGGAGGTCGACTTCGAAGAGCGCTTTGCTGAGCTGCCCGAGTTTCGGCCTGAGGAGGTGCTGCCTTCGCCCACCCTGCAGTCTCTGGCCACCTCACCCCGGGCCATCCTGGGCTCCTATCGCAAGAAGAGGAAGAACTCCACCG ATCTGGACTCAGCCCCTGAGGACCCCACCTCGCCCAAGCGCAAGATGAGGAGACGCTCCAGCTGTAGCTCAGAGCCCAACACCCCTAAGAGTGCCAAATGCGAGGGGGACATCTTCACCTTTGACCGTACAG GTACAGAAGCCGAGGATGTGCTTGGGGAGCTGGAATATGAGAAGGTGCCGTACTCGTCGCTGCGGCGCACCCTGGACCAGCGCCGGGCCCTGGTCATGCAGCTCTTCCAGGACCATGGCTTCTTCCCATCGG CCCAGGCCACAGCAGCCTTCCAGGCCCGCTATGCAGACATCTTCCCCTCCAAGGTCTGTCTGCAGTTGAAGATCCGTGAGGTGCGCCAGAAGATCATGCAGGCGGCCACCCCCACAGAGCAGGCCCCTGGAGCCGAGGCCCCCCTCCCTGGACCGCCCCCCACTGGCACTGCTGCTCCCCctgtccccactcccagccctgctGGGGGCCCTGACCCCACCTCACCTGGCTCGGACTCTGGCACGGCCCCAGCTGCCCCACCACTGCCTCCACCCCCAGAGCCGGGGCCCGGACAGCCTGGCTGGGAGGGGCCCCCCCAGCCTTCTCCCCCACCCACTGGCCCCTCCACAGCTGCCACAGGCAGGTGA